TTTTACAAGCTGATGATTTTTTAATAACACACAAGGTATGATTCTTGTTTTAAGCATGTTAAGCCTTTAAATTTGCAAAATTTTCCAAAAGCTTCAAACCTACATTTTGGCTTTTTTCAGGGTGAAATTGCACAGCAAAAATATTATCTTTTTCAAAACTTGCACAAAAAGGTTTTTCATACTCACAAAAAGAAGTTTCCACTCTCTCTAAACACTCTACATAATAAGAATGTACAAAATAAAAATCACTTTTTTCTAAAATTCCATCAAAAAGTTCACTTTTTTTATCACTAAATTGCAAATCATCCCAACCACTGTGCAATAATTTTTCTTTACTTAAATCAAATTTCAAAACCTTTGCTTTTACAAAATCAAGCCCTTTACACTCTCCGCCCTCATATCCCTTACTGGCAAAAAGTTGCATACCAAGACAAATCCCCAAAATAGGTTTTTTATCTTTTAAAACACATTCTTTTAAAAGTTCATCTAAAGCAAGTTTTTTTAAATTTTCCATACCTTGCTTAAAAGATCCAACACCTGGTAAAACTAATTTAGAAGCATTTTTTATATCTTCTTTTTTGGAGCTTATAAGCACTTCTTGATTAAGCTTTTCAAAAGCTTTTAAAACAGATTTGAAATTCCCAAGATGATAATCAACAATACAAATCATTTCAAAATAAACTCATCTTTTTTTATCAATGACCCATCACTATCTCTTAAAAATTTACCGTTTTCATCACGTTTAAATATCTTTTTATTAGTATAAGAATCTACAATTTTCTCAAATTCTTTTTCGCTAAAACCACTAAATTCTAAATATTTTTTAATAGCCTTTTTAGGTGGTTTTCCATCATATTTATTTACAAGTCTCACGCCCTCTTCACGGCTAATATAGCCAAGTCTTATATCCAAGCACGCATTATCCGTAGCTCTTCCAAAACCATATTTGCAGTATTTTAAATAATCATGCACATGGTTTGAATAACAATCTAAATTTTCAAAATTCTCATAAGTAGTTTCAACTGGTTTTGTACTAGTTTTAAAGCCATTTTTTTTAGATATTTTTAAATTATACTTATAATCCCATTTAAAATAATACCCCAAAAACAGCCCTGTAACTCCAACCCTTTGAAGCTCTTCATCACTTGGATAAGTATAAAAATATAAATCCTTTTCTCTAATACCATCAACACCAATCATATCAGAAATTCTATTACCCAAAAGCCCACCAAATTCTTCAAGCCACTCTCTACCTAAAGTGTTTTTTTCTTTAGAACTAGCTGGCCCACCGTATTCAATCTGAGGACTTTCACCCCAAATGATCAAAGGGATACCAAAAGCAACAGCTATTTTTGGAACACAGGTAAAAATTCCCAAGTGGTTTTGCCATTCATTATCCCCTGTTCTTACAAGTGCCTCACGAGATAATTTTTTATATATTAAAGGGTTTCTTTTGATATGGATTAAATCTACTCCAAGTTGATTTAAATTTTTTAGATTTTTTTACCTATCTTAGTAGGGATACTTGGTTCAAAGCAAACACACAAAGGATTAAGTCCAAGCTCAAGACATTTTAAAACTTGAAAAGTAGAATCCTTGCCGCCGCTTACTCCTATCACGCAGTCATATACTGGGTGCGTTTTGTATTTTTTAACAAGATTTAAAAATTCTTCTTCTCTTTTTTTCCAATCTATTTCTTGATTTTTCGCTTCTTGAGAACGGCACGCATCGCAAACCCCCTCATTATCAAAATGCAAATCAGGTTTAGTATCTGGCATTACACATTTTTTACAAAATTTCATTTTTACTCCAAAAATATCATAAACTTTATTAAATCGACTATGATTATATTTTCTAAAGCTAAATAAATTTTATTTTGTTACAATGTTTTTATTTGCAAAAGGCTAATCATGGATTTAACTTTACTTCCTTATTTGATCATAGGAATTTTTTCAGGAATGGCTTCAGGGGTTTTTGGTATAGGCGGTGGGATGATCATTGTCCCTTTTATGCTTACTCTAGGACTTAGCTCTCACCATGCTGTTGCAATTTCTGTTGTACAAATGATTTTTGCTTCTATTTTTGGTTCCTATTTAAATTATAAAAAGAAAAATTTAATCTTAAAAGATGGTCTTATCATAGGCTTTGGAGGCTTTTTAGGTGCGATGTTTAGTGGGCTTTTACTCTCGTATTTTTCAGATATAACCTTAACAAGTATTTTTCTATGCGTGAGTATTGTATTCTTTTTAAAATTTGCTTTTAATCGAAAAAGTACCATTGGAAATACCAACCACTCTAATATCTTGAAAAATTCTATTTTGCTAATTTGTGGTGTATTTACAGGAATTTTTGCTATATCTTTAGGAATTGGTGGTGGACTTTTAATCACTCCTATTTTGGCTTATTTTTTAGGCTATGATACTAAAAAAGTAGTGCCGCTTAGCTTGTTTTTTGTGATTTTTGCTTCCATTTCAGGGATTAGTTCTTTTGTATATAATGACATCATTGATAAAGAAGTCTTACAAAATGGAAGCTTAGTGGGGCTTAGCTCTATGCTAGGGGTTTATCTTGGTATTAAAATCATGGAAAAAATCAATCTCAAATCTCACCGTATAGCACTTTTAGGTATATATACCCTTTCTATAACTATGACTATCATAAGTTTAATGAAAAAAATAAATTTATTTTAATCTATCGGCAAATTTTTGTCTATTAGAAGTATAAACAAAACTTAAAACTTCTGCCACTGCTTTGAAAAGCTCTGGTGGGATTAAATCATTTACCTCGCAAGCTTTATAAAGTTCTCTTGCTAAAGGTGGATTTTCATAAATCATCACATTATATTCATATGCCATATCTTTAATACGTAAAGCTAAAAAGTCCACCCCTTTGGCTAAAACCTTAGGTGCAGCTTCTTTAGAGCTATCATAACGTAAAGCAACCGCATAGTGAGTAGGATTGGTGATCACCACATCAGCGCTCGCAACATCTTGTACCATTCTACGTCTTGCTGCTTCCATTTGTAAACGACGAATTCTTCCTTTTACTAAAGGATCTCCTTCACTTTGTTTGTATTCATCTTTGATTTCTTGTTTACTCATGCGTAAATTTTTAAAATACTGATACCTTACTAAAAGCACATCTAAAAATCCTATAATTAAAAAAGCTATAATCACAATAGTGGCAAGGATAATAGCCTTATCTCTAAGCCATAAAAGTTGAGGATAAATCGTATAAAGCTCTACTCTAGGTAATTCTTTCATAAATTGCAACAAAAAAATAAAAGCTATTCCAAAAACCACTCCAACCTTGAGTGTAATTTTTAAAGCATCAATAATTTTTTTCAATGAGAATAAATTTTTAAGACCATTAATTGGATTAATTTTATTAAAATTTGGAGTGATAGGCTTGGTAGTAAAAATAAAACCAAATTGCATTAAATTTCCAAGTACACCAGCAACCATAATGATTAAAGTAATAGGTAAAACCATAATAAACATTTCTATCATAGTTTTTATGATAATTTTTTGCAATATTTTTAAATCAAGTTCTATGCCTATAAAGCTTTGATAAAACCTATACAAACCACTAATTCTCTCACCTATAAAAGGCAACATAAATAACACCACAACTACAGCTATAATAAGTACAGCTACTGCAGATGCATCTTGGCTTTTTGGGACATTACCTTCTTGACGAGCATCTTCTATTTTTTTGGATGTAGGTTCTTCTGTTTTTTCTTGATCATCAGCAGCCATAAAAAAACCTTATAAAAAATTAAAATAAAATTATAACATTTAATCCAAGTATCTATAAATTAAATACTTGGATTTTATTCTATTTTAAAACTTTTTCTTCCTAGCATCTTCTAAGATATCATTAGCTATTTTATTTACATTATCAGATATAGCTGCACTATCATTAGCTATTTTTAAATTCTCTTGAGTTACATGATCAATTTGTGCTACAGCATCATTAATTTGAGTAATACCTGTAGTTTGTTCTTTAATACTCTCACCCATTTCATTAATAGATTGAACTAAGATATTAGTATTAGCTTCTATTTCACCTAAAGACTTTTGAGTTCTTTCTGCTAGGTTTCTAACTTCATCAGCAACAACAGCAAAGCCACGTCCATGTTCACCTGCACGTGCTGCTTCAATAGCTGCATTTAATGCAAGTAGATTAATTTGATCTGCTATATCTCCAATAATAGAAGTAACATTTTTAATCTCTTCACTTTGAGCAATTACTTCACTAGTTTTATGAGATACATTTTGCATAGAAGAAGTAATCTCTTCTAATGCCGCTGCTGTTTCTTCTAAAGAAGAAGCTTGACTTGAAGAAGAATCTGTTAAGTTCTTAACAGCACTTTGTAATTTACCACTTTCACTAGCAAGTAAGTTAGCAAATTCAGATGATTGTCTTAGCATAGCTACGATTTCTTTACCTAATACATTGGTTGTTACTTCAACTCCACCTTTAGCATTAGCAACTTCTGTTGTAAAGTCTAATGCTTTATAACTATCAAATACTCTATTGATTTCATTCATATTAGAACCTACTTTTTGTTCTAATACATTAAGCATTTCATTTAATACATTTTTTAATTCTATTAATTGAGGATTAGCAGGCATTGCATTAATTCTTGCTGTTAGATTACCACTTTCTATTTCTCTAGCAGTTTCTACTGATTGTTCTACAGCTTTAGTATCTTGTTCTAATGCATTTTTAGTTTTAGTGATGTTTTCGTTGATTATTTTACCCATTCTCCCTAGTTCATCATCAGCTTTAATTTTTATTGTTTGGATTTCATTGGTTTCATGATTTAAAAATTTGAAGAAGTTTTGTAAAGAATGAAGTATGATAGGAATTCTAGAACCTACTATTTTATTCACACAAAGATAAACAATAGCTAAAATTATAATAATTATAATCAATGCTACAGTGATTAAAATAAATTGCAATTTATACAAAGGTTGTAAAACAGATTT
This genomic stretch from Campylobacter lari subsp. concheus harbors:
- the hisH gene encoding imidazole glycerol phosphate synthase subunit HisH → MICIVDYHLGNFKSVLKAFEKLNQEVLISSKKEDIKNASKLVLPGVGSFKQGMENLKKLALDELLKECVLKDKKPILGICLGMQLFASKGYEGGECKGLDFVKAKVLKFDLSKEKLLHSGWDDLQFSDKKSELFDGILEKSDFYFVHSYYVECLERVETSFCEYEKPFCASFEKDNIFAVQFHPEKSQNVGLKLLENFANLKA
- a CDS encoding sulfite exporter TauE/SafE family protein codes for the protein MDLTLLPYLIIGIFSGMASGVFGIGGGMIIVPFMLTLGLSSHHAVAISVVQMIFASIFGSYLNYKKKNLILKDGLIIGFGGFLGAMFSGLLLSYFSDITLTSIFLCVSIVFFLKFAFNRKSTIGNTNHSNILKNSILLICGVFTGIFAISLGIGGGLLITPILAYFLGYDTKKVVPLSLFFVIFASISGISSFVYNDIIDKEVLQNGSLVGLSSMLGVYLGIKIMEKINLKSHRIALLGIYTLSITMTIISLMKKINLF
- the flhB gene encoding flagellar biosynthesis protein FlhB, coding for MAADDQEKTEEPTSKKIEDARQEGNVPKSQDASAVAVLIIAVVVVLFMLPFIGERISGLYRFYQSFIGIELDLKILQKIIIKTMIEMFIMVLPITLIIMVAGVLGNLMQFGFIFTTKPITPNFNKINPINGLKNLFSLKKIIDALKITLKVGVVFGIAFIFLLQFMKELPRVELYTIYPQLLWLRDKAIILATIVIIAFLIIGFLDVLLVRYQYFKNLRMSKQEIKDEYKQSEGDPLVKGRIRRLQMEAARRRMVQDVASADVVITNPTHYAVALRYDSSKEAAPKVLAKGVDFLALRIKDMAYEYNVMIYENPPLARELYKACEVNDLIPPELFKAVAEVLSFVYTSNRQKFADRLK
- a CDS encoding methyl-accepting chemotaxis protein, producing MFKSLNIGLKLVLSVAISIIIGIAVLVIILSFQVASNMENEAKNSIFLSAKRYGNFMQGIINEEVVLTKGMATSLNEIFSKHDQVDATLIESLLKNTFDSSGYAAYAFLYLKDSSVLSGTQTLDSNFKSSNNKTFTMIFFDETTGKAGGIRSIKTPSNFSQLDILKKIEKDAKYGDLDTLFVGSPSKLNYDGRDFLGINLGMPIFNNKGKFIGVVGYTFDFLEISQEMLDPKLDAYEGDLRLLMTDQGIITIHKNKDAILKTLPEINKDPSTKFIIEAVKERKDIIIDNYIDSNGNLSFASITPFSTLGDSSHWSIIVTAPKKSVLQPLYKLQFILITVALIIIIIILAIVYLCVNKIVGSRIPIILHSLQNFFKFLNHETNEIQTIKIKADDELGRMGKIINENITKTKNALEQDTKAVEQSVETAREIESGNLTARINAMPANPQLIELKNVLNEMLNVLEQKVGSNMNEINRVFDSYKALDFTTEVANAKGGVEVTTNVLGKEIVAMLRQSSEFANLLASESGKLQSAVKNLTDSSSSQASSLEETAAALEEITSSMQNVSHKTSEVIAQSEEIKNVTSIIGDIADQINLLALNAAIEAARAGEHGRGFAVVADEVRNLAERTQKSLGEIEANTNILVQSINEMGESIKEQTTGITQINDAVAQIDHVTQENLKIANDSAAISDNVNKIANDILEDARKKKF